The DNA segment TTGCATTGATTCCTTGAATCACTAGAACTTGTAGCTTTTCTCTACCAGAAGTATTGCGGTGGATTATTATAAGACAAAAGGTGATCCTCTCAAAAAGTCCTTTTCACTTTGGTATTAGTTTAACATGGCGTATGCCAGGAGAAATGATTAGCTTCTTTTAATTTCTCAAGTTCAAGTGTTCTTAGAGCAAACCTTTCCACTTGCACTTGTAGCTCAGCTAAACTTGCTCAAGTATTTTACCAAAAGTGAGTAGCTAGTGAGAGGTCAACATGTACAGTTTTATTCCACAAGAAGAAAGAttgtatttataataaaaaatattcattgtttaataaaaaaagaaaaagaagattgtgACATCTTCTTATCTTATCGTATGCACTCTTGACTTGGATGGCCACCTGTTGATCACCCTCGAAAGAAAATTCACTGCAATGATTTGATCAGAGTCTCTTAGTCCCCTCCATTTTGGTGTCTTGTTATATTTCTATGACTGTAATCCAGGAATTCAGGTGTTGATAGAACGACGTGTCGAGTTTGTCCCCGCACGCATAAAGAGCATAACTCCATTAGTTTATGCCACGCTTACCCTAATAGACGTCCCACAAGCTAACTCAAGCCAATAAACAAAGATCATTAGGCATCACATTAAGCACAAAGTAAGGATTTAGGCTACTTAGCTGCACCATGTGGTAAGTAATAGTTGGTGGTGCAGCCTCCATCAAGGAAACAGCCACCTCCCACTACTGTAAGCTAATATGGCACTTcgcctcttcctttttctttgtgaTCATGGCTGCCCTCGTTTAAAGCATATCATATACGTGGATGCAATGCGGGGAGTCCGTACTCGAGCTATGGAATTGCATCAAAGATTAATGGTGCAATTTAGATGGCCCTTAATTTGATTCTTAGAGTAGTTATCATGCTTATACTTCCAATCTTGCCCTCTACCTCAACTAAGACGTGGTTGAACTTTAAATAATCGTCAAAGAGTCCAATCATCACCAggatttcttctcttcttgatcTTAAGAAGTTGCCGAGAGTTCACTGGTTGGAagataaaatccatctgaattttaGCTTCTTGCTAGAAACCACTTCAGGTGTGAGAAAGGATCTGTGATGGAAGTCGCTAGCCAGTTAATAAGAATAGCACAACAACACAGGGTTAATAGAGGGATATCAATTGTGGATCCAAGGATCTGTGTAAAAGATTTAGACAATTTAGGAGTTGAGTTCACCTAACAAGCAGTAGTGGCGTGCTTTTGAGGAGGTCATGTCGCTGATCGCTTTTAAGTATACGGTATAAATATGTTGCCACGCTTGTGCTGCATATTTTCCCACTGGCAGCGAGACAGCTTATGATCAGAATCTATCTTGCTCCTAGTCGACTAAAAGTTCTTTGTTGAGGCATGGATGGGCAACTTGGCTGGGGAACTCTCGACAATGGTGAGTGGAGAAAGGGGCCTTGGACTGCCCAAGAGGATAAGCTCCTCACGGAGCATGTCAGTCTCCATGGTGACGGAAAATGGAACTCAGTCTCCAAGTTAACAGGTACTTAATCTCTAACTGCTGCTTGTCACTTGTGGTATGAGCTCATCTGCTGATGGCGGTGGTTTTGTGCTGTAGGTCTGAGGAGGAATGGGAAGAGTTGTAGGCTTAGGTGGGTGAACTACCTGAGGCCTGACCTTAAGAGAGGGAATATCACTCCACAGGAGGAGATCATCATCCAAGAGCTGCATGCCTTGTGGGGAAACAGGTATTCACAGTCGGAATAAATCGGATCATGTGTTCTTGTCTTCATTCTTCATTGCTGAACTCTATGATTCTGTAGAAGCTCAATTTTCGCACATGTAGGTGGTCTAACATAGCTCGAAGCCTCCCGGGGaggaccgacaacgagatcaagaactactggaggacCCATTTCAAGAAGAGCAAGCCCTCGAAGAACGTAGAGAAGGCGAGACCGAGATTCCTCATCAGGCAGCGACAGGAGGAGCAAGGGCAGGAGGAACAACAGCACCTGCACCAGGGTGCCCAGCAGCAACAAGCGGACATGAGAGCCGCCTTGAAACGGGCGGAGGAAGCCGCGCTAGCGGAAGACATGGAAGAGACGACGTACATGTATTCCGTATCTTGTATGCTGCAAGGTGGCGGCTTTAGTGGCTACTCGAGCGATGGGTCCACCGGGGATGGCTCCTGGGGAAGCCTGTGGAATCTTGGTGACGTGCCAGATGACCTATGTGCAGTGACAGCACTGTATGGAGAGCGTCGAtgaatgccatgtaagggataatGTTGTTGACGCTGCGTGCACTGCGATGTCAACGAATCTGAGACTTCAAATAATTAAATACGGTGGTATCATTTCTTGGAAAGATTTAATCGATCACCATTTGCTTCAAATCCACGAGAGAAAACGAGTTCGTACTCGTGAATGAACTTTGTTTGTGTCTGTAATCCCTTTGGGCCGGACAAGTTGAGGTCCGTGTCACGATTTTAGCACGCAGCCTCATAATGATAATGTAGCATCAGCCACTCGGGTCTAACTTCAAAGCCAAAACCATCGAAACGATGACGACTTACGCTACGAAAAGAACGAACTGGCCGAGACACGAAAAGCATCGTCATCCAGGCTCACACCACAAAGCACGACGATCGAGAGATGGCCATGGCCGCTCACGTGAGCGTTTCTCCCGTTGCTCGCGTGCTGGACTTGACGAATCGACAAAACCAAGCTTCTGCAGCAACCATCCGAACGAGTTAAAGTGCGAGAGGATTCTGGAGGTGACCGAAGGGAAGGTGAGGGTAACCATTTATCGCTTAAAGAAAGGCCGAACCCATAGGCGGTGGAGACGTGAGCATACCGATCGGACACATGTTCGCAAGAGATGGCAGACAACAGTACTGAGAGCTACCGAGCCTCACTACACCTCCCACACGCGTCGCCCGTATTCCGACACCACCTCGCTATTTATGTTCCCATGCTCATCCCCACCCTGCCAAGCGAAGCTGAGAACCAGCGAGGGATAGTGACGGACCGAAGATAAGCTCGTCTTGCAGCTACATTCTGCGCTTTGGGAGCCTAGCAGAGGTGGTCGAGTGTTTCACTCCCTCGAGATGGCTCAGACGGTGGGACGGAACTTGGCAGCACCGCTGCTGTTCCTCAACTTCATAATGTACATAATAGTGATCGGCTTCGCGAGCTGGAACCTCAACCACTTCATCAATGGCCAGACTAATTACCCTGGTATTGTTTTCcctttcttctttgtttcttAGTCACGTTGGCCGCGCATCGAGCTAACTTGATATAGATCAGACAAGTATGTAGCAGATTTTGCCGGCTTTGAACGTATTCTTTAGTCAAAGAAACCCAACTAAGTATGAGAAAAAGATATGGATTCATTAGTCGATGTTGTCGAATGAACTTGTGTGTCAGGTGTGGCGGGCAATGGTGCAACCTTCTACTTCCTAGTCTTCGCCATTCTGGCCGGAGTGGTGGGAGCAGCGTCCAAGCTCGCGGGAGCAAACCACATAAGATCATGGAGGAATGATAGCCTCGCAGCTGCGGCCGCTTCGTCCATCGTCGCATGGGCGATCACCGCCTTAGCCTTCGGGTACACGCACAGTTTTCCCATCTTTTATTCTCAGTTCAGTTTGACTTGAGCTGCTACCGGAGTGCGTTTACCTTGATGCAGAGTGGCGTGCAAGGAGATCGCCATCGGAGGCCACCGAGGGTGGAGGCTGAGAGTCCTCGAGGCCTTCATCATAATCCTGGCCTTCACACAGCTGCTCTACGTATTGCTGCTCCATGCCGGGATGTTCAGCAGCAAATATGGGCCTGGGTATCGAGATCCGGACTATGTGGTGGGTGGTGGACCTGGAGAAGTGAAAGGAACCAGAATCTAGGGCCTATCAAAACTCTTAATAATGTGATCAAGGAATGGGTCGTCTCAATGTTGAAGTTTTTGGCTCAACTGTTCTGCGTTTATCCTCGTACTTCAGTCGCCAGAAATATTTATCTCGATCTTGTATAGTGGTCCTTTGAGTAATCGTAGCAATACTTATCTAAGGGGTTGCATCACCTTTGACTTCTTGtcttaattaattatcatatacGCATTTAGATGGAagtattttaataaatattaaacagTATCCGATTTATAGAAATTGCGTAATCTACAGGACAAGCCACGAAGGATCTTCATATCAAAATGATACTGCAAAACCATTCTCAAGGCTTgctaaagaagaaaaaatgtttCATGCATGTGTTTCATGTGAAGCAAGAGTACCGAAGgtcttatttttcttggatattaatTTGATTGGGCAAAGAGTGAAAGGATCATTAAAAGTGGTCATTTCGGAAGATCAAATCTTAAAAGCAGGGGCAACTATGGGAGGAAACGATGTCCTGCATGTCCATCGTTAAATCCGTCGATCAAAATCCATTACCAAATCATCAACTCTTACTGCCGGTCAAATATGTTGCCGAGGACGTGACTGCAACGAAGCGACCTCTTCCTATAGTTAAAACGGACCTCATGAGAGCCACCCTACTATTGCTTATCATCTAACCAGAGATAATTCGAGGTTTAATAAAGGATGCAGCCTAGTGTTTGGTAGGCATAATTATTTAGGTCGATTTGAAGCCCAGCTATTGGTCTCTTCTCAGTTGCACGCTAACACTGCACGTAATTAAGTTTGAAAAATCATGCACGTATGTTATGTGAAGCCACATGTACGAGACCGGCGCATCAATGCATGTCTGTACTATCTACCGTGCCGGTGTGGCAGCACTCGGTGTCCTGTCTCCCTCGATTGCTTCTGTTCTCACGTCTCTATCCTCTGCACCGGTGCTGACGATGATTTCCCCGTGTGTATCATACCTTTAGCCGTAGAATGCTTCGCTTTCTGATGTACCGCAGCCCCACCTCTTTCCTTTATTCTTATGGAGTTCTTTGGAGGATTCCCTCCTCCCACTTCCATGGGATCAATGCTCCTCTCCATCGAAGGAGCTTCTGGGGCCACAACCCCACTGGGTCCTTCAATAATAGATGCTACTCCAGGGATCTTCCTCTCGGAAGATACTCGAGGAACCAAACATTGGCACTTTCCGAAGCATATGCATGCATTCAGAAACAGTCTGATCATCACTTGCAATATTCCCCACGAACTTGAATGCCTGTATTGGATATCCGAGCTACAATGGGACTGAAGTGATACATTCAAAGGCCAAATGGCCAGCTCTGAATCCTTGGAACAACTGGCAGCTTGGAAGGAGGATCGAATCATGTCCGGGACTAATCCTCTCATGGATAAACCTGGTGGGGAATACGGTACCAAAGCACTCTTGACAACCTCTAATGGTGCGGATGCGGGAGATGTCCGCAGCATCATCGCTTGTTTCATAGGTTCTTGCGTACTCCTCCTCTGCCTCGAGATCAGACGAGGAACGATCGAATATCCTGTCTCTCTTTCGGCTAGCGTTCTTACTGGTTACGCGCAGAGACAGTTGAATGCATGCAGTCCTGCACCTCCTAAATGGATGCCTTGGGAAAGAAGCAAAAACGGAAAAGTACGTAAACTGAATTCAGTGAATGAGTCTCGAGACATCACGATCCAATACGGCCACCGGAGCTGGAGAGACGTCA comes from the Musa acuminata AAA Group cultivar baxijiao chromosome BXJ2-8, Cavendish_Baxijiao_AAA, whole genome shotgun sequence genome and includes:
- the LOC103993148 gene encoding MYB-like transcription factor EOBII, whose product is MDGQLGWGTLDNGEWRKGPWTAQEDKLLTEHVSLHGDGKWNSVSKLTGLRRNGKSCRLRWVNYLRPDLKRGNITPQEEIIIQELHALWGNRWSNIARSLPGRTDNEIKNYWRTHFKKSKPSKNVEKARPRFLIRQRQEEQGQEEQQHLHQGAQQQQADMRAALKRAEEAALAEDMEETTYMYSVSCMLQGGGFSGYSSDGSTGDGSWGSLWNLGDVPDDLCAVTALYGERR
- the LOC135618445 gene encoding membrane protein PM19L-like, coding for MAQTVGRNLAAPLLFLNFIMYIIVIGFASWNLNHFINGQTNYPGVAGNGATFYFLVFAILAGVVGAASKLAGANHIRSWRNDSLAAAAASSIVAWAITALAFGVACKEIAIGGHRGWRLRVLEAFIIILAFTQLLYVLLLHAGMFSSKYGPGYRDPDYVVGGGPGEVKGTRI